One Thermodesulfobium sp. 4217-1 genomic window, GCCTTTACGACATCATCGCTTGAGCCTATCAGATAAACTCCTTTGTCAAATTTTTTGCATATATCCAAAAAATGCGGTATAAGGTCGATCCCACACATTCTATTTGTATTCAGATATAAAGCAATGCCAATTCCATCTGGCACTACGAGATCTGCCCCGTTAAAAGTTTCAAGAGCAATCTTTGAGTTGGCATCCTTTTTCATAGAGTACATGACCATTTCAGGATTAAGGGTTACAATCCTGAAACCCAAGTTATTGGCAAGTCTTTCTTCGAAGGATGATAGTATGCCCTCAAGCTCTAATATATCAACAGGAACAAGATCGAATATAAGTTTTCTCATCTAATTGTGTGTTTAAATATAATCAAAATTTTTATAAGCCAATTTTTCAAGTTCTCTTAACTTTTTAGAAATTTGCTTTTCTATGATGCTCTTTCTATCGTACATCTCTGAGAGATCTTTAAGAGTCAGAGCTTTATAGCAATATTCTTCTAATCCTATCTGGCGCATAAAACCCCTAACCTTTGGGTCATAATCAATAGATATGAATGGAGTCAATGACTTAGCGCAAAATACTGCGCCGTGAAACCTGGTAGCCACGAACATCTCACATTGGGCGACCGACCTAAACGTTGTTAAAAAATCCCCATATAAAATTTCATCAAATTTTATTCCGCAACTCCTTAGATATCTCTCATCTTCTTTGTCGAATGCTACGCCTCTTATCACAAAACCCTCGCTCTTCAATCTCTCAGAAAACAACTTCAAGTCTTGAACTGACTGAGAAGATTCTTTGCACGATCTAAGGTTGATGCCAAAAATTTTCTCTTTCTTAGGATGCAAAAAATCTATTGTAAAGGTTATATCAGCAACCTCTTTGAGAATATCGCCATTCAATCTCAATCTTTTTGCCAAAGAAAGAGAGAGAGAATCTCTCAGGGCCAA contains:
- a CDS encoding polysaccharide pyruvyl transferase family protein gives rise to the protein MDFLVGYFGAGNVGDDAILQAYLLKNKNEVKILWNSKKSAPNHVEKNKLFDVIKNLLLAKRVVFPGGGIIQDRTSFSSLVFYTGIVFIASLFGKKTLMLSQSLGPIDLEKSKFFVKFLNRVDTLALRDSLSLSLAKRLRLNGDILKEVADITFTIDFLHPKKEKIFGINLRSCKESSQSVQDLKLFSERLKSEGFVIRGVAFDKEDERYLRSCGIKFDEILYGDFLTTFRSVAQCEMFVATRFHGAVFCAKSLTPFISIDYDPKVRGFMRQIGLEEYCYKALTLKDLSEMYDRKSIIEKQISKKLRELEKLAYKNFDYI